From a single Lewinella sp. LCG006 genomic region:
- a CDS encoding NHLP bacteriocin system secretion protein, producing MAAPSFFRKSALEKLSTPEKLDQLIKVTSPRAWIALLTIVIALVTALSWGFMGRVKTKINTAGILLGGEVYDVVSTTQGQLLELDIEVGEQVAKGDIIATIDQPELLQQVQAAEASLVERRYELEQLQVYGSKDAQIQGDLLEQSRRSIQQQIRTTEKNIVFLKQQLATERELLEKGLITKPQVVGSEQAVENAQNQIEGLKAQLVQMTSQALNAGFNQQQQLTVVQQRIAQEELRLEQLREQYETKSAIRSPHDGEVVEVLSTSGEMVGLGTPLFKLKNDLAIAENGNIRGILYVPSQDGKKIKVGMEALVVPATVKPQEHGYMKAKVTYVSAFPVTQQGMMTSMKNDQLVNNMLRMGAPYEVYVEFEKNPQAYSGYEWTSAKGPEITINAGTSCSGKITVKQEPPIAMVVPALKKFFDLY from the coding sequence ATGGCTGCTCCCAGCTTTTTCCGAAAATCTGCCCTGGAAAAACTCTCCACACCCGAGAAGTTGGACCAATTGATCAAAGTGACCAGCCCACGGGCATGGATCGCCCTGCTCACCATCGTCATCGCGCTAGTGACGGCACTTAGTTGGGGTTTTATGGGGCGGGTAAAAACTAAAATCAATACTGCCGGCATCCTGCTTGGTGGGGAAGTATACGATGTCGTATCCACCACGCAAGGTCAACTGCTTGAGTTGGACATTGAAGTCGGCGAACAAGTTGCTAAAGGCGACATCATCGCTACCATCGACCAACCTGAACTGCTCCAGCAAGTCCAGGCTGCGGAAGCTTCCTTGGTGGAGCGCCGCTATGAATTAGAGCAGCTACAAGTCTATGGTTCCAAAGATGCTCAAATCCAGGGCGATCTGCTGGAACAAAGCCGGCGCAGCATACAGCAACAGATTCGTACCACAGAGAAGAACATCGTTTTCTTGAAACAACAACTCGCCACTGAACGCGAACTGCTGGAGAAAGGCCTTATTACCAAACCACAGGTCGTGGGTAGCGAGCAGGCGGTAGAAAACGCCCAGAACCAGATCGAAGGCCTTAAGGCCCAGTTGGTGCAAATGACTTCGCAAGCCCTGAATGCAGGGTTCAATCAACAGCAGCAACTTACAGTCGTACAACAGCGTATCGCACAGGAAGAGCTACGGCTGGAACAACTTCGCGAACAGTACGAAACCAAATCGGCGATCCGCAGCCCCCACGATGGGGAGGTCGTAGAGGTGCTCTCCACCAGCGGCGAAATGGTGGGCTTGGGAACACCCCTCTTCAAACTTAAAAACGACTTAGCCATCGCTGAAAATGGCAACATCCGGGGTATTCTCTATGTGCCCTCGCAAGACGGCAAAAAGATCAAGGTAGGCATGGAAGCCCTCGTTGTACCCGCTACGGTGAAGCCACAGGAACACGGCTATATGAAGGCGAAAGTGACTTACGTATCTGCCTTCCCCGTCACACAGCAAGGGATGATGACTTCCATGAAAAATGATCAGTTGGTTAACAATATGCTGCGTATGGGAGCTCCCTACGAGGTGTACGTAGAGTTCGAGAAAAATCCTCAAGCTTATAGTGGCTATGAATGGACTTCGGCCAAGGGCCCCGAGATCACCATCAATGCAGGCACCTCTTGTAGCGGAAAGATCACCGTCAAGCAGGAGCCACCCATTGCCATGGTCGTACCGGCATTGAAGAAGTTTTTCGACCTGTATTAA
- a CDS encoding TOMM propeptide domain-containing protein has translation MHLDSVQETLHRVIAEAWANPVFKQQLIDDPVAAIKALTGREVQLPPGKTLSVFDQSDNNMICLNIPPPPGVNDKELTEHQLEIVAGGGIFLTGLAIDWKGIFTNNLVSYPAQHYKN, from the coding sequence ATGCATTTAGATAGCGTACAAGAAACCCTCCACCGGGTTATTGCTGAAGCCTGGGCGAACCCTGTTTTCAAACAACAGCTCATCGACGATCCGGTAGCAGCAATCAAAGCACTCACTGGCCGGGAGGTTCAGTTGCCGCCTGGTAAAACCCTGAGTGTGTTCGATCAGAGCGACAACAATATGATTTGCCTCAATATTCCACCTCCACCTGGGGTAAATGATAAAGAACTCACCGAACACCAGCTGGAAATCGTAGCTGGTGGAGGTATCTTTTTAACAGGCCTGGCCATTGACTGGAAAGGGATTTTTACCAACAACCTCGTTTCCTATCCAGCCCAACATTACAAAAATTAA
- a CDS encoding TOMM propeptide domain-containing protein: MNSNSQKSVSEKVVYEALNNPDFKAALIENPMEAIKSLTGQYIHLPEGKERLVVVDQTDPKAFYFNLPSHVNTDDVELTEDQLEAVAGGMDIIPIFIPTLPPCFPFPFPDGGTGPYNPYPDDSILG; encoded by the coding sequence ATGAATTCTAATTCACAAAAAAGCGTATCCGAAAAGGTAGTTTACGAAGCATTGAATAATCCTGATTTCAAAGCGGCTTTGATCGAGAACCCAATGGAAGCAATTAAGTCACTTACTGGTCAGTACATACACTTGCCGGAAGGTAAGGAACGTCTGGTCGTTGTAGATCAAACCGACCCTAAGGCCTTCTATTTCAACCTTCCTTCACACGTGAACACGGATGATGTGGAACTGACCGAAGACCAGCTGGAGGCTGTTGCAGGTGGTATGGACATCATTCCCATCTTTATCCCTACCCTTCCTCCCTGTTTCCCTTTCCCATTCCCTGATGGTGGTACCGGACCTTACAATCCCTACCCAGATGACAGCATTCTAGGCTAA
- a CDS encoding NHLP bacteriocin export ABC transporter permease/ATPase subunit — protein MKMRPTEVHLGASKPFFLAKNDHCWMVASGEVEIYYVKTDEAGQLKSARNYLYTATRGDLLFSLKTGAEFDDFSLIAVSSASKLIEIHKSILGRVNKDQLSPKIANWVNAYAAYIHRENSPKIYRDLVRLNETIELKDKETAYPARELYWGKFLQGKLRTFGDEQSEITAEEAVQFFLPVSSKLWIQALAPKTSISLLDTRQLVEDEISMMLSIHHLQRYFLRELKSHFAAKVNLASQRIATRVASDEEAIEGSLSGLRSIISNKDEAAAFHDISTTNELLAACQLIGKAANFEFIEPGYIRDYEHNLTGQLSAIAQASNVRTRKVILRGDWWKDENGHLLAFTREEKTPVALIQTAPGQYHIQHTGDRTSQPVTEEIAHTLDPLAYMFLYSFSEKMTSIKKIGRFAIKGLRTDAVYIIAAALAGSLIGLLTPVLSGILFDDVIPQADRSFLWEVFAIMLVIAVVKSLLEVVKGILLLRVETQSNISVQAGLMDHLLRLPVTFFRRFSAGDLTMRALGINSIRQMLSNTVLTAVLSGTFSIVNLFLLFYYDASLAWVGVGLAVLAVVIISALGFAKLRYDRQVSDQQGSIQGSLFEFLSGINKIRITGSEKRIFALWAKKFGSFKQLGFKSGNYQNFVEVFNASYPLMTNIFFFSFIFVALNSADSASGLISVGVFMAFLTAFNQFLRDCLSMSMGLISSLNIVPLYERLKPILEEEPESALENGDPGELSGEIEFNSVNFRYDPEQPLVLKDVSFKIKAGEMVAFVGPSGSGKSTVMRLLLGFEEAESGSVYYDGQAFDTLSKELVRRQLGVVLQNGSLMPGSIYKNIVGSTELTLQDAEAAARMAGLEEDIQQMPMGMHTVISEGGSTFSGGQRQRLMIARAIVNKPRIMYMDEATSALDNRTQSIVSESLDRLQATRIIIAHRLSTIVNADRIFVMDQGQIVEAGTYDELMEKNGLFSHLAKRQIA, from the coding sequence ATGAAAATGAGACCTACAGAAGTACATTTAGGAGCTAGCAAGCCCTTCTTCCTTGCCAAGAACGACCACTGCTGGATGGTAGCTTCCGGCGAAGTCGAAATCTACTACGTCAAAACCGACGAAGCTGGTCAGCTGAAAAGTGCTCGCAACTATCTGTACACCGCTACTAGAGGAGATTTGCTTTTTTCACTGAAAACCGGTGCTGAATTCGATGACTTTTCCCTCATCGCCGTAAGTTCTGCCAGTAAGCTGATCGAAATCCACAAGTCGATTCTTGGCAGGGTAAACAAAGACCAACTCAGTCCGAAAATCGCCAACTGGGTAAATGCATACGCTGCTTATATCCATCGGGAAAACAGTCCCAAAATATACCGCGATCTGGTCCGGTTAAACGAGACAATAGAACTCAAAGACAAGGAAACAGCCTATCCAGCGCGGGAACTCTACTGGGGCAAATTTCTCCAAGGCAAACTGCGTACTTTCGGCGACGAACAGAGCGAGATCACTGCGGAGGAGGCTGTTCAATTCTTCCTTCCCGTATCAAGCAAACTATGGATACAGGCGCTGGCACCGAAAACAAGTATCTCTTTACTCGATACCCGTCAACTGGTAGAAGATGAGATTAGTATGATGCTATCCATCCATCACCTACAGCGCTATTTCCTGCGGGAACTCAAATCACACTTCGCCGCCAAAGTTAATCTGGCTAGCCAGAGGATCGCAACGCGAGTAGCTTCCGACGAAGAAGCTATTGAGGGCAGCCTGTCTGGGCTCAGGTCCATCATATCGAATAAAGATGAGGCTGCTGCTTTTCATGATATCAGCACTACGAATGAGCTGCTGGCAGCCTGCCAGTTGATTGGTAAAGCCGCCAACTTCGAGTTCATTGAGCCGGGCTATATCCGCGATTACGAACACAACCTCACTGGGCAACTATCGGCCATCGCGCAGGCTTCCAATGTGCGAACCCGTAAAGTAATTCTGCGCGGTGACTGGTGGAAAGACGAGAACGGTCATTTGCTGGCTTTTACCCGTGAAGAGAAAACGCCGGTGGCACTGATACAGACCGCACCCGGACAGTATCATATCCAGCATACTGGCGACCGAACGAGCCAACCCGTCACCGAAGAAATAGCCCATACGCTCGATCCCTTGGCGTATATGTTCCTCTATTCCTTCTCGGAGAAGATGACTTCCATAAAAAAGATCGGACGCTTTGCGATCAAGGGGTTGCGAACCGATGCGGTTTATATCATTGCGGCGGCTCTGGCGGGTAGTCTGATCGGTCTACTGACCCCAGTGCTATCGGGTATCCTTTTCGATGATGTGATTCCGCAGGCCGACCGTAGCTTCCTCTGGGAAGTATTTGCTATCATGCTGGTTATCGCCGTGGTCAAGTCGCTGCTAGAGGTCGTAAAGGGTATTCTATTGTTGCGTGTGGAAACGCAGTCAAACATCAGCGTACAAGCAGGCCTAATGGATCACCTGTTGCGCTTGCCAGTCACGTTCTTTCGGCGCTTTTCGGCAGGTGATCTGACAATGCGGGCCTTAGGGATCAATTCCATCCGCCAGATGTTGTCCAATACCGTACTTACTGCTGTGCTAAGTGGTACTTTCTCCATTGTCAACTTGTTTCTGCTTTTTTATTACGATGCCAGCCTGGCCTGGGTAGGCGTAGGACTGGCCGTACTGGCTGTGGTGATCATCAGTGCATTGGGTTTTGCCAAACTGCGCTACGATCGACAGGTATCGGATCAGCAGGGAAGCATTCAGGGGTCTTTGTTCGAGTTCCTTTCGGGGATTAACAAGATTAGAATCACAGGTTCCGAGAAGCGGATATTTGCACTGTGGGCCAAAAAATTTGGTAGTTTCAAACAACTGGGCTTCAAATCCGGCAATTATCAGAATTTTGTGGAGGTCTTCAACGCTTCCTATCCTCTGATGACCAACATCTTTTTCTTCAGCTTCATCTTTGTGGCCCTGAATTCTGCTGACAGTGCAAGCGGCTTGATCTCGGTAGGCGTTTTCATGGCTTTTCTGACGGCCTTCAACCAGTTTTTGCGCGACTGTCTGAGTATGAGCATGGGACTCATCTCTTCGCTCAATATTGTTCCGCTTTACGAACGGCTTAAGCCTATCCTGGAAGAAGAACCCGAGTCGGCCCTGGAAAATGGCGACCCTGGTGAGCTGTCTGGAGAGATCGAGTTCAACTCGGTGAATTTTCGCTACGACCCTGAACAGCCTCTGGTACTGAAAGACGTCTCTTTCAAGATCAAAGCCGGAGAAATGGTTGCTTTTGTTGGGCCTTCAGGCTCAGGTAAGTCAACCGTAATGCGCCTGTTGCTGGGTTTCGAGGAAGCTGAATCTGGCTCGGTTTACTACGATGGGCAAGCCTTTGATACGCTGAGCAAGGAACTAGTACGCCGCCAGCTGGGCGTAGTCCTGCAAAACGGCTCGCTGATGCCGGGAAGTATCTATAAAAATATTGTCGGGAGTACAGAGCTCACGCTCCAGGATGCAGAAGCCGCCGCTCGCATGGCTGGACTGGAAGAAGATATACAGCAAATGCCGATGGGAATGCATACCGTCATCAGTGAAGGAGGAAGTACTTTCTCAGGTGGGCAGCGTCAGCGCTTGATGATCGCTCGGGCGATTGTGAACAAGCCCCGCATCATGTATATGGACGAAGCGACGAGTGCGCTCGATAACCGTACTCAAAGTATCGTTTCCGAAAGCCTGGATCGTTTGCAGGCTACTCGGATTATCATTGCTCACCGCCTTAGTACGATCGTGAATGCCGACCGCATCTTTGTGATGGATCAGGGGCAGATTGTAGAAGCAGGTACCTATGATGAATTGATGGAAAAGAACGGGCTGTTCTCTCATCTTGCTAAACGCCAAATAGCTTAA
- a CDS encoding cyclic nucleotide-binding domain-containing protein, producing MKRVLFVLGHLSDSDIEWMIENGTKNNYYEGQHLVTQGESIEHIHIVLSGHLRIFSEDRPELDIAQIGSGEIIGEMSFLDERPPSVSVVAIEDCSVYSISLERMKQYMEVNTRFAARFYYSISLFLSDRLRKTTSRLGYGSVEDDIDEINLNVLNQVGKAGSRFTRMLNRFAES from the coding sequence ATGAAAAGAGTATTATTCGTACTGGGCCATCTCAGTGATTCTGACATCGAATGGATGATCGAGAATGGCACTAAGAACAATTATTACGAAGGCCAGCACCTCGTAACCCAAGGAGAATCCATTGAACATATCCACATCGTACTGTCAGGTCACTTGCGAATATTCAGTGAAGATCGCCCCGAGTTAGATATTGCCCAAATCGGTTCTGGTGAGATCATCGGCGAGATGTCATTCCTCGACGAGCGTCCACCTTCCGTATCTGTCGTAGCCATCGAAGACTGTAGCGTTTACAGTATTTCTCTCGAACGCATGAAACAATATATGGAAGTGAATACCCGCTTTGCGGCTCGCTTCTACTACTCTATCAGCCTATTTCTGTCGGATCGCCTGCGGAAGACCACCAGCCGCCTCGGCTACGGTTCAGTTGAAGACGATATCGATGAAATCAATCTGAACGTCCTGAACCAGGTGGGTAAAGCTGGTTCCCGTTTTACTCGTATGCTCAACCGCTTTGCCGAAAGCTAA
- a CDS encoding NHLP family bacteriocin export ABC transporter peptidase/permease/ATPase subunit, giving the protein MFTAIAKLQKEKAQPIVATRVKTPTVLQMEAVECGAAALAIILGYFGRNVPLEKLRVACGVSRDGLKATNLMKGARTYDLHAKGYAKSIDKLKMMKMPVIIFWNFNHFLVLEGFTKDRVYLSDPAQGRYHVTHQEFDDSFTGVVIDLQPNENFVKGNEKKGLFSALSSRISNSRLSLVFIILTSLFLVIPGLIIPSFTKIFIDQFLINNRASFVMPLLLAMGGVFVINAALVFIQQYYLLRLETKLALATSSKFLWHILHLPSAFFTQRSAGEIGNRVALNDKIARLLSGDLANAALNVIVVLFYAMLMFSYDVLLTSIGIIVAALNVIALQLVSRARKDSNRRLVTENGKLMGTTVSGISMIETLKASGRESDFFTTWAGHLAKVMNVQQNLGWLSLRLNVIPPFLLALNTTIVMGVGALRVMDGDMTLGMLVAFLYLMNNFIRPVNQLVAVGSTLQETEGDMNCIDDVLNYEVSEEFSRPSAQLPEGQEMHKLTGSLELKNIKFGYTHALPCLIEDFSIKLEPGSRVALVGGSGSGKSTVARLVAGLYDPWEGEILFDGKPRNELPRQMLNASMAVIDQDVMMFHGTIRENIAFWDDTIPEHDIVQAAKDAMIHEVIAARAGGYDSIVAEKGTNFSGGQRQRMEIARSLVLNPSILVMDEATSALDPKSEKIIMDNVRKRGCTCLIVAHRLSTIRDCDEIIVMKFGKIAERGTHEELVAKQGLYAELISSK; this is encoded by the coding sequence ATGTTTACAGCAATCGCAAAATTGCAAAAGGAGAAGGCTCAGCCCATTGTAGCCACCCGGGTAAAAACGCCTACTGTCCTCCAAATGGAAGCCGTAGAGTGCGGAGCAGCTGCGCTTGCCATTATCCTGGGCTACTTCGGGCGCAATGTACCACTGGAGAAGCTTAGGGTAGCCTGTGGTGTATCTCGAGACGGCCTCAAGGCGACCAACCTCATGAAGGGGGCTCGTACTTATGACCTACACGCTAAGGGGTACGCTAAATCTATTGATAAATTGAAGATGATGAAGATGCCAGTCATCATTTTCTGGAACTTCAATCACTTTCTGGTGTTGGAGGGATTCACCAAAGATCGCGTCTATCTCAGCGATCCGGCTCAGGGGCGTTATCACGTCACTCATCAGGAATTCGACGACTCTTTCACCGGTGTGGTGATCGACTTGCAGCCTAATGAAAATTTCGTAAAAGGCAACGAAAAAAAAGGCCTGTTTTCGGCCCTCTCTTCGCGAATTTCCAACTCGAGGCTGAGCCTGGTTTTTATCATTCTCACCAGTCTTTTTCTTGTAATTCCAGGGTTGATCATTCCTTCTTTTACTAAAATTTTCATCGATCAATTCCTGATAAATAACCGCGCCAGCTTTGTGATGCCCTTGTTGTTGGCTATGGGAGGTGTGTTTGTGATCAATGCCGCGTTGGTGTTTATTCAACAGTATTATCTGCTCCGATTGGAAACCAAACTGGCGTTGGCCACATCCAGCAAGTTCCTCTGGCATATCTTGCATCTGCCCAGTGCCTTCTTCACCCAACGGAGTGCAGGAGAGATAGGTAACCGCGTTGCCCTCAACGATAAAATAGCCCGGTTGCTTAGCGGTGACTTGGCCAACGCAGCTCTCAACGTGATTGTGGTGTTATTTTATGCTATGCTGATGTTTAGTTACGATGTCTTGCTTACTTCTATTGGGATCATCGTAGCAGCCCTCAACGTCATTGCCTTGCAACTGGTTTCACGGGCTCGTAAAGACAGTAATCGACGACTGGTTACCGAAAACGGTAAGCTCATGGGCACCACTGTCTCGGGTATCAGCATGATCGAAACGCTGAAGGCCAGTGGCCGCGAAAGCGATTTCTTTACCACTTGGGCAGGACATTTGGCTAAAGTGATGAACGTTCAGCAAAATCTCGGCTGGCTATCGCTACGCCTAAACGTCATTCCTCCTTTTCTTTTAGCGCTCAATACAACTATCGTTATGGGGGTAGGAGCCTTGCGCGTAATGGATGGCGATATGACACTGGGCATGCTCGTAGCTTTCCTGTACCTAATGAACAACTTCATCCGTCCGGTTAATCAACTTGTTGCCGTAGGGAGCACTTTGCAGGAAACGGAAGGAGATATGAACTGCATTGATGACGTGCTCAACTACGAAGTCTCCGAAGAATTTAGCCGCCCTTCTGCCCAGCTTCCAGAGGGACAAGAAATGCACAAGCTGACGGGTTCCCTCGAACTCAAAAATATTAAGTTTGGTTATACCCACGCTCTGCCCTGCCTGATCGAGGATTTTAGTATTAAGCTAGAACCGGGCAGCCGAGTAGCACTCGTGGGTGGATCAGGCAGCGGAAAGTCAACCGTAGCTCGCTTGGTGGCTGGTCTTTATGATCCTTGGGAGGGTGAAATCCTGTTCGACGGAAAACCTCGTAATGAATTACCTAGGCAGATGCTCAACGCATCAATGGCAGTCATCGACCAGGATGTGATGATGTTCCATGGTACCATCCGCGAGAATATCGCTTTCTGGGATGATACTATCCCCGAGCACGATATCGTACAGGCAGCCAAGGATGCCATGATCCATGAAGTGATCGCTGCCCGAGCCGGTGGCTACGACAGCATCGTTGCTGAGAAAGGAACCAACTTCAGCGGTGGTCAACGCCAACGGATGGAGATCGCCCGCTCACTAGTCCTTAATCCTTCCATTCTGGTGATGGATGAAGCGACCAGCGCCCTTGATCCGAAATCCGAAAAAATTATAATGGACAATGTACGCAAGCGCGGCTGTACTTGCCTTATCGTAGCGCATCGCCTAAGTACTATCCGGGATTGTGATGAGATCATCGTCATGAAGTTCGGAAAAATTGCAGAACGCGGCACCCACGAAGAACTTGTTGCCAAGCAAGGACTTTATGCCGAATTAATCAGCTCCAAATAA
- a CDS encoding NHLP leader peptide family RiPP precursor — MELNKFGTAQYLMQDLITRSHQSEEFKKELISNPETTIEKVVGAEMRIPAGSRIIVEDQSNTDVLYLNIPRQVELDEVELTDEQLELVAGGDFGLTMTIIGGVVAICQAVDWIVEGYNNYP, encoded by the coding sequence ATGGAATTAAATAAATTTGGGACCGCACAATATTTAATGCAGGATCTCATCACAAGATCACACCAAAGCGAGGAATTCAAAAAAGAATTAATCAGCAATCCTGAAACTACCATCGAGAAGGTAGTAGGAGCAGAAATGAGAATTCCTGCAGGTTCAAGAATCATCGTAGAAGATCAATCGAATACTGACGTTCTCTACCTCAATATTCCCCGCCAAGTAGAACTTGATGAAGTAGAACTGACCGATGAGCAGCTGGAGCTAGTAGCTGGCGGCGATTTTGGTCTTACAATGACTATTATCGGAGGCGTAGTAGCCATCTGCCAAGCCGTGGATTGGATTGTAGAAGGCTACAACAATTATCCATAA
- a CDS encoding TolC family protein, which produces MWTKYILFLGIFCLGNSYTIAQNEAVTCDLLHLYQLTLANSPTVQRQEIRNQIVKTGKQTARSQFDYQLVSDVSLSRSSYNFYEADPLRALIGNTMNTNNFSLSTGVQRTFRTGTTANVGLQYQRVSDSNPINGFSETIGAFIPDNTTTTSLSITQPLLRGRGRDIVTANEEVAELNLAQQQQNAHFVISGQVLTTVNAYWQYFSATESLKIYQDNEERVMAVLDMTKELVNADKKPAGDLTQIQADVLDKERQTILAAQNVYSAQQNLGRSIGLETSESQEIGLPLSNFPRLDEGQEVPSLESLLTLARAHRADLKALEKSLEVQQLQVRVAENNIKQQLNLRAFSSYGGAAMGNGVDRFLTALGNYEGRNYQIGVGMEYIFPINNNQAEAALLNAQLTYADQETYQKDQIRNIELNVSIAYNNYLNSIDALKKSSESLAYYEEVFTNEQYKFQNGLTTLLNLILLQERLTFAQLDYIKSQQQYAMAISNLRYETGTLYPSDAPVGFDEEVFYTLPGTKY; this is translated from the coding sequence ATGTGGACTAAATATATACTCTTCCTGGGCATTTTCTGTCTGGGGAACAGCTACACAATAGCCCAGAATGAGGCCGTCACCTGCGATCTGCTCCATCTCTATCAGCTCACTTTGGCAAACAGTCCCACTGTACAAAGGCAGGAGATTCGGAACCAAATCGTGAAAACCGGAAAACAAACCGCTCGTAGTCAGTTTGATTACCAGTTGGTATCAGATGTATCACTGAGCAGGTCGAGCTACAATTTTTATGAAGCTGATCCCCTCCGGGCACTGATTGGCAACACGATGAATACAAACAATTTTTCCCTTTCTACTGGTGTCCAGCGTACTTTCCGTACGGGTACCACAGCCAATGTAGGATTGCAATACCAACGTGTTTCCGATAGTAACCCCATCAATGGCTTCAGTGAAACAATCGGTGCTTTCATTCCTGACAATACTACTACTACTAGCCTTTCAATCACGCAGCCCTTGTTAAGGGGCCGGGGTCGGGATATTGTGACGGCCAACGAAGAAGTCGCCGAACTTAATTTGGCTCAACAGCAGCAGAATGCTCATTTCGTGATTTCCGGCCAAGTACTGACCACGGTTAATGCCTACTGGCAATATTTCAGTGCAACCGAGTCACTGAAAATCTACCAAGACAATGAAGAACGGGTAATGGCGGTACTAGACATGACTAAAGAACTGGTGAATGCCGATAAAAAACCCGCCGGTGACCTTACGCAAATTCAAGCTGACGTGCTCGATAAAGAACGGCAAACGATCCTGGCAGCGCAGAATGTATATTCCGCTCAGCAAAACCTGGGACGCAGTATCGGGCTGGAAACCAGCGAAAGCCAAGAGATCGGTTTGCCATTGAGTAATTTTCCGCGCTTAGACGAAGGACAGGAAGTTCCTTCCTTGGAAAGTTTGCTTACCCTGGCACGTGCCCACCGTGCCGATCTCAAAGCCCTGGAGAAATCACTAGAAGTCCAGCAACTTCAGGTACGTGTAGCGGAAAATAATATTAAGCAACAGCTCAACCTCCGTGCTTTCTCCAGCTATGGCGGTGCGGCCATGGGCAATGGTGTTGATCGCTTTCTTACTGCTCTGGGCAACTATGAAGGCCGGAATTATCAGATAGGAGTAGGCATGGAATACATCTTCCCTATCAATAACAACCAGGCGGAGGCTGCTTTGCTGAACGCTCAGCTCACTTATGCTGATCAGGAAACCTACCAGAAGGATCAGATTCGAAATATTGAACTCAATGTCAGTATTGCCTACAATAATTACCTCAATAGCATCGACGCTTTGAAAAAGTCGAGTGAATCCCTGGCTTATTATGAGGAGGTTTTTACCAACGAGCAATATAAATTTCAGAATGGACTAACTACCCTGCTGAATCTGATTCTGTTGCAAGAGCGGCTCACGTTTGCCCAACTAGATTATATCAAAAGCCAGCAACAATACGCAATGGCAATCAGTAATCTACGCTACGAGACGGGTACACTTTATCCCTCTGATGCTCCGGTGGGCTTTGATGAAGAGGTCTTCTATACGCTACCGGGAACAAAATATTAA